One part of the Kryptolebias marmoratus isolate JLee-2015 linkage group LG13, ASM164957v2, whole genome shotgun sequence genome encodes these proteins:
- the paxbp1 gene encoding PAX3- and PAX7-binding protein 1 translates to MFKKAKRANFRRRNDSDEEEPEESRSLAPASFGPVVEIPFMETSSVTGAPSSADNSHSNGFLLSSVRAVKKEKKAKDVAPVLPPTKASLLSFDDDEEGSEVFRVKKPNHSKKIVKQLKKEYKEDLEKIGSVKHENKADAPCQPLVAIKEEVISRAASEQGEEEMEVDSADEQEEETRGQGGQASRAKNMGSTFSTLSSLGSLKPGEIPDAAFIHAARKRRQLARELGGETPLVEAEAQNKRLAEEDRDGSDDEDEEEKRIRFSGVKNKTQRQKIAEEIGIEGSDDEALDTGHDEEVSRWEQEQIRKGISIPQVQSSQPEDTTVYYQNSYETQPYGSSYTMPFTYSAVVPQTGKIPDASDNGSVHYGASVCDLTPVSIDLVKKRLHDRLTQMHAGHNANAERYRQIKEDLAASESTIQQLEGSSNDNADQYKFLQEMRGYVGDLLECFSEKVPAVLELEAAMHQLLRQRASRLVQRRQDDIKDESSEFASLSNKAVMAPNLDSFGRDRAAFQEHSRQRRIAEREARRTRRRQAREQTGKRAEHKEGLSSDDEETSTDITSFNMERDRIIRESKKIFEDVVEDFHSLDCIKSRFEMWRREYPDCYRDAYIGLCLPKLFNPLVRLQLITWNPLQEPCPNFEYMLWFESLLFYGFEEHTTLQKEDGDIGLLPAIVEKVILSKLTVLAEQVWDPLSSSQTARLVGFIHRLIEGYPTVLHGDNRYTHELLKTIVLRTRRILDEDVFLPLYPKNVMENKNSGAYLFYQRQFWSCVKLLGNILQWDGILSYSCLKDLALDSTLNRYILSALQTTDIGEENVQKCQKVAECLPVQWFSGMKGQQTLPQLEPFCRYLAHLANSLHRSSVGGTDSERRTAREQVREIVKILGRVNALDHIIDVAEEHGVKDIKQLMEIKS, encoded by the exons ATGTTCAAAAAGGCGAAAAGAGCAAACTTTCGACGGAGGAATGATTCCGACGAGGAGGAGCCGGAGGAGAGCCGCTCGCTGGCGCCCGCATCGTTCGGGCCTGTGGTGGAAATCCCGTTCATGGAGACTTCCAGTGTCACCGGAGCGCCGAGCAGCGCGGATAATAGTCACAGCAACGGCTTTCTGTTGAGCAGCGTGAGAGCTGtcaagaaggagaagaaggccAAAGATGTCGCACCCGTCCTTCCACCCACGAAAGCCAGTTTGCTGAGTTTCGACGATGACGAAG AGGGATCCGAGGTGTTCAGAGTAAAGAAACCCAATCATAGCAAGAAGATTGTCAAGCAGCTGAAGAAAGAATACAAGGAGGATTTGGAGAAAATTGGAAGTGTCAAACATGAGAACAAAGCAG ACGCTCCATGCCAGCCTCTGGTCGCCATTAAAGAGGAAGTTATCAGCAGAGCGGCCAGCGAACAGGGAGAGGAGGAAATGGAGGTGGACAGTGCTGATGAACAAGAGGAAGAGACGCGGGGTCAAGGTGGTCAAGCATCGAGGGCCAAGAACATGGGAAGCACTTTCAGCACGCTGTCCTCCCTTGGCAGCTTAAAGCCAG GAGAAATCCCCGACGCAGCATTTATCCACGCTGCCAGAAAGCGCCGCCAGCTGGCTAGAGAGCTGGGAGGTGAGACCCCTCTGGTGGAAgcagaagctcaaaacaaacGCCTGGCAGAAGAAGACAGAGACGGCAGCGAcgatgaagatgaggaagaaaAGAGGATTCGCTTTAGTGGCGTCAAGAACAAAACCCAGAGGCAGAAGATAGCTGAGGAGATAG GCATCGAGGGCAGTGACGATGAAGCGCTGGATACGGGTCACGATGAGGAGGTGAGCCGTTGGGAGCAGGAGCAGATTAGGAAAGGAATCAGCATACCCCAG GTTCAAAGCAGTCAGCCAGAGGACACTACTGTCTACTACCAGAACAGCTATGAAACGCAGCCCTACGGCTCCTCCTACACCATGCCGTTCACCTACAGTGCCGTGGTTCCACAGACTGGCAAGATACCAGACGCCTCTGATAATGGTTCTGTTCACTATGGGGCCTCAGTTTGTGATCTAACTCCAGTATCTATTGATCTGGTAAAGAAACGCCTGCATGATAG GCTCACCCAAATGCACGCAGGCCACAACGCAAATGCCGAGCGCTACAGACAGATTAAAGAAGACCTAGCTGCCTCTGAGAGTACCATCCAGCAGCTGGAGGGTTCATCCAATGATAATGCAGATCAATATAAATTCTTGCAAGAGATGCGAGGGTATGTTGGAGACTTGCTTGAGTGTTTCAGTGAAAAG GTGCCTGCTGTCCTGGAGCTGGAGGCTGCCATGCACCAGTTACTAAGGCAACGGGCCTCGCGACTTGTCCAGAGAAGACAGGATGATATTAAAGATGAATCGTCGGAGTTTGCAAGCCTTTCAA ataaaGCTGTCATGGCTCCTAATCTCGACTCATTTGGTCGAGACCGAGCAGCATTCCAAGAGCACAGTCGTCAGAGGAGGATAGCTGAAAGAGAAGCGCGGCG AACGCGGCGGCGACAAGCTAGAGAGCAGACCGGAAAGAGGGCTGAGCATAAAGAAGGCTTATCGTCCGACGATGAGGAAACTTCGACTGACATCACCAGCTTCAACATGGAGAGAG atCGTATCATCAGGGAAAGTAAGAAAATATTTGAGGATGTGGTGGAGGACTTTCATTCACTGGACTGCATCAAGTCCCGTTTTGAAATGTGGAGGAGAGAATACCCTGACTGCTACAGAGACGCCTACATCGGCCTTTGTCTGCCCAAGCTCTTTAATCCTTTAGTTCGACTGCAGCTCATTACCTGGAACCCTCTCCAG GAGCCGTGTCCGAACTTTGAGTACATGCTCTGGTTCGAGTCGCTCCTGTTTTATGGTTTTGAGGAGCACACCACGCTACAAAAAGAAGACGGGGACATCGGCTTGCTGCCAGCTATCGTAGAGAAGGTCATCCTCTCCAAACTGACAG TGTTGGCAGAACAAGTATGGGACCCGCTGTCAAGCAGTCAGACGGCCAGGCTGGTGGGCTTCATTCACAGACTCATTGAAGGATATCCGACTGTGCTGCATGGGGACAACCGATACACACAT gagcttttgaaaacaatagTTTTACGGACCAGACGGATTTTGGATGAAGATGTCTTCCTCCCACTCTACCCCAAAAA TGTGATGGAGAACAAGAATAGTGGTGCCTACCTCTTCTACCAGCGGCAGTTCTGGTCCTGTGTGAAG CTGCTAGGCAACATCCTGCAGTGGGATGGCATCCTCTCCTATTCCTGTCTGAAGGACCTGGCTTTAGACAGCACTCTTAACAGATACATCCTCTCTGCGCTGCAGACCACAGATATAGGAGAGGAGAATGTTCAGAAGTGCCAGAAG GTGGCGGAGTGTTTACCTGTGCAGTGGTTCTCCGGGATGAAGGGCCAGCAGACGTTGCCTCAGCTGGAGCCGTTTTGTCGCTACCTCGCACACCTGGCGAACTCATTGCACCGCAGCAGCGTGGGGGGGACCGACAGTGAGCGCCGCACCGCCAG GGAGCAAGTCAGAGAGATTGTGAAGATACTGGGCCGGGTCAACGCCCTGGACCACATCATTGATGTGGCAGAGGAGCACGGCGTTAAAGACATTAAACAACTCATGGAAATCAAATCCTAG